A stretch of DNA from Glycine max cultivar Williams 82 chromosome 18, Glycine_max_v4.0, whole genome shotgun sequence:
CACATCATGAACAGTGCATGCACTAAGCAACGTCCTCCACACAACCGGGTCAGGCTCAATAGGCATGCTCTGTATAAACTCATAGGCTTCTTCAAGACGGCCAGCACGACCCAAGACATCAACCATGGCTCCATAATGTGTCATCAGGGGCTTGATCCCATGGACACATTCCATGTCATGAAAATATTGGTAACCCTCATCTACCATCCCAGCATGGCTACAAGCACAAAGAACCCCAAGATAGGTCACATAATTTGGACGTATATCACGGTTgtcattgttattgttattcatAATTGCAAAGAGTTCAAGGGCTTCCTCACCAAACCCGTGTTGAGCCAACCCCAATATCATTGCACTCCATGTCCACACATTCCTGTTCTCCATTCTCTCAAAAACATCCCTTGCATAACCCAAAGCCCCAGACTTCCCATACATGTCAACAAGAGCAGTACCCAACTGAACACTCAAAACCATCCCTCTCAAAACCAACTGAGAATGAACCCACCTTCCCAAGCTCAAGTAACCCAACTCAGCACAAGCAGAGAGCAACAATACCATGGAAGTCTCATCAGGCTCAAACCCACAACCCCACATCCTGAAAAAATACCCAATCCCATCACCCAACCAAAGACTCTCAACACAAGCAGTCATAACCGAGTTCCAAGAAACAACCGTTCTCTCAGGCATTTCACCAAACACCTTCCTTGCATCCACAATCTTCTTACAACACCCGTAAAAGTTGATCAAGTTGTTTCCAACGTAAACATCAGAGTCCAAACCACATTTAACAGCGTCTGCGTGCACCTGCTTCCCTTCAAAAAGTGCAGAAGCCACAGCACAAGACTTAAGTAGAAAAGGGAAGGTGAGTTTGTTGGGCATAGCACCTCGTTCTCGCATTTTTCGAAACACCCAGAAGGCTTCGAGGGGGGAATCGCTTGCGGCGTAGCCTCTAATGAGAATGTTCCACGAAATGGGTGATGGGGTGGCGGCGTGGTGGACGAATGATCGCGCGTGGCGAAGGTTCTTGGAGGGAGAGAGGGAGCAAAAGTAGACGAGTTCGGAGAGCACGCGGGTGTCTTGATAGAGACCAGAGACGTGAACTTGTGCCTGAATTTGACGGAGTTGGTCCATGGAACGACACGAGTTTAGGAGAGAGAGGCATTGCTGCTTCTTCGAGAGGGACTGTGTTTTCAGTGTCCGGAACCGAAGAACCATGCATTCGGCTTTCAAGTGCCAGCATCTGCGATTTTCATCGTACAGTTTAATGAagatatcttatcttatttcacatgcaacaattataagttatttttaaaataaaaaattaatcacaagTACTAGAGCCTTCaagtattatttgtttttctaattaagtCTTACACAGGATTTACCATATATAATCCAGAAACATTCAATTGAGATAAGTGTAAAGTTTTGTTCTTAGGGTTCTTGCTTATATAGTCTTTTTCTAAGTTTTGTAACCGTTGTCTCTCCCTTTAATAGCACAAAGAAACTTAAAGTTATGGACTGGTAGGTTAATACAGTATagatatattagttttttttctctattttaaaaaatggacactaattaatttattagcaCGGAAATGGTATGTATAATAAGGTTCAGTTAAAAATCAGACAGTCGTGAACAAGTTAACATAATGATACCTTtagagatattaaaaaaaatgttaataggaTTCATCATTAGTCCTAcccacttaaaaaaaaaaggtgatttATTGAAGTTTAGTAGTAAACTATAATCGAGAGAATGAGTATGAAAAGAATAATATCActacaaaagattttaaaaaaatgtgaaacaatTTTAATGTAAATCCTTGTGAAAGTTGCTCAATGCTTTGCAACATTTTTATTGAAccaaatatatcatatatttttaatttgaaatgatgCTCCACAATAAGAGTTAAAGATGAGTTGAGTCAAATTGAATTAAATCAAGCTCAACTCACTCAATCAATTGAATCACCTTGAGTTTGAAATGAACTGTTTTTGTTGAGCTCAAACCCTACTTAATTCAAGCTTGCATATACCTTAATATAGCTAGCCAACTctattcaatttgaaaatataattattttctataattttatatattttattcaaaaataaaatcaattaaaaattaaatatataaatttaataatatataatatcaagCTAGTTCATAAACCAATCAAGTCAaattatacataatttaaatttaacttatttatttaatcagtgaaaattataacttaattaattcAGTTCATTTAGTTGATGAATAAGTTTAAGGAGTGAATTATCgaattcaatcttgaattatttaaagttaatttagtttattgTAAGTGTTATCCGCATCAATATAATTGTAGCAAATTAAATCAGAGATTCAGAATGActtcaaataaagaaaattttaccAAATTTGCAACGAACCTACACCCTATTAATTGTTTGATACAAATTTAGAACAAATTTTCCACTTTTTTACAGCAATACTAACATGGAAATAAAAACGATACTTAACACAATTTATGTGACCATCAACATCCATGATGCCATAGTCGACATTGGCAAGGCAAATGACAAGAGCACTACTTATTACAAAAATTGACAATTCAATCATTCGTAATTCTATAAGGCAATCAGAAAGTTAAAAGGGTTATGGCTTCGTCACCTTTTGTCAAGTGAGCAATGCTTTCCTGGCCCTCAAGAAGTACTCCATCAAATAATGCATCACCATAGCCAATTCCTGATTGCTTGGAAGAACTCCTCCAACATTGCTGATGTCGACGGTTCAATTTTATGATCCGTGGTTTGTTagtagttttataattaaaattaaagattaccCTTTTATTAGTGGTTCTTCGTGGTATTAATTGAATCGTTTGAAAAGTATAGCCTTTACTCGGGGTTTAATTTGACAAGGAACTGCTAACAAATTAAGGTTGTGTTTGGATTGGGAAAGAAtctgaaagaaaagaaaaagagaaaaaaaaatagtttttcttcACTTTGCAATCCCTCCATCCTCTTTTAGTGCAGTTGTACATAACCAAGTAAAAGTGttacatttcttcttcttcttctttttaaaaaaatctttattaacaaaaaaattgcatGGGCACAAACTCAACACTTCATTCTTACATGCAATCAATGAAAAATTTGCaactgataaaattaaaataaaatgttaacatgtcaaattagataaaaataaaaaatctaaattttaaaattaaaatggaaacccacttttctatatataaaatagaaaacccATAATTCTTTCCTCCATCTATATAATTAcctttcaatcaattaaattataaattaaaaaaattaacttcaattgattattttcattcgtttatttttttaaaatatattttccaagTTTTTTTAACATGGCATTCTagtataaagaaaattaaaattcttctttttctagtttgttaataacataaaaatgaaaaggaaacactaaagatatatttttacattttactgAAACATTTATGTGTTCAATAATATTTCAAGAtcttatcaaatatattttctacaaaaacaaactataaaaaaatagaaaagataaaaatcatatttttcctGCAGCTAAGTTGTATCTGAAAACTATTGCAAGTAGTATGTTAATTTGCATGTTTTCGTTAGAATAAAATAAcaacattttgattttgtatttttttaatcataaaatatttttttatatttttctatttttgtataccaatttaaaaataaaaataaaatggcatat
This window harbors:
- the LOC100787179 gene encoding pentatricopeptide repeat-containing protein At2g36730, whose product is MVLRFRTLKTQSLSKKQQCLSLLNSCRSMDQLRQIQAQVHVSGLYQDTRVLSELVYFCSLSPSKNLRHARSFVHHAATPSPISWNILIRGYAASDSPLEAFWVFRKMRERGAMPNKLTFPFLLKSCAVASALFEGKQVHADAVKCGLDSDVYVGNNLINFYGCCKKIVDARKVFGEMPERTVVSWNSVMTACVESLWLGDGIGYFFRMWGCGFEPDETSMVLLLSACAELGYLSLGRWVHSQLVLRGMVLSVQLGTALVDMYGKSGALGYARDVFERMENRNVWTWSAMILGLAQHGFGEEALELFAIMNNNNNDNRDIRPNYVTYLGVLCACSHAGMVDEGYQYFHDMECVHGIKPLMTHYGAMVDVLGRAGRLEEAYEFIQSMPIEPDPVVWRTLLSACTVHDVHDHTGIGERVSKKLLLKEPRRGGNLVIVANMYAEVGMWEEAANVRRVMRDGGMKKVAGESCVDLGGSMHRFFAGYDPCPDLVPVYHLLDGLNLHLKMVN